The genomic region CGGAGGCGGCGCGGGCGGTGGCGGACGCGCTGCCGATCCTCGCCCGGGCCGCCGCGGTCGAGATCGTGACCGTGGGCGACGAGCACCCCGAGCGCCCGGGCGCGGCATTGCTCGCCCGCCATCTCGCCCATCACGGCATCCGCGCCGAGGTGGTGCGGATCGACGGCCCGGGCGGGGTCGGCGAGGCGCTGCTGCGGCATGCGGGGGAGGCGGGTGCGGATCTCATCGTGCTCGGCGCCTATTCCCACAGCCGCTGGCGGGAGATGATCGTGGGCGGCGTCACGCGCCACGTCATCCATCACAGCCCGGTCGCCCTGTTCATGAGCCATTGAGAGCCGTCTCGCATGCGGCCGGCCGGGCGAAAAGGGAGGGGCGGGACGGGCTGCGGACGGGGGCGCGGCCGCCGCCTTCTTCGTGCGGGCTGCGCCGTGGTCGCCGCGATCCTGGCGGCGGGCGGGGCCGCGGCGGCATCGCCGCTGCCCGATCTTCCCGAGCCGCTCGCCAACAACGCCGTCGCGGCGGTCTGCCACGGCGGTCATCGCCTCGTGCTGTCTGTCCACGGGCTGGGAGCGGGCCGCAGCTACAAGGACATCACGCCGCGCGTGCTGCTTCTCGATCTCGATGCCGAAAGTTCGCGCTGGATGCGGCTTGCCGATGCGCCCATGACGCCCCCAAGACTGGCCGCGAGCGCGGTGGCGCTCGGCGGCGCGATCCATGTCTTCGGCGGCTATTCGGTGGCCGGAGACGGCGCGGAGACCACCCACCGGGACCACTGGCGATTCGATCCGGCCACGGGCCGCTGGCGGCGCATGGCGGACATGCCGGTCGCGGTCGACGACAGCGTCGCTCTCGCCTGGCGCGGCCGCTGGGTCTATCTCGTCTCGGGCTGGCATCAGGACGACAACACCGCCGCCGTCCAGCTCTATGACGCCGCCCGCGACAGCTGGACGCGCCTCGCCGACTTTCCGGGCACGCCCGTCTTCGGCCATGCCGGCGGGCTCGCGCAGGGGCGCATCGTCGTCATCGACGGCGTCGCCGTCACGGGGCGCGACGAGCGGGGGCGGCGGCGTTTCCGCCTCATCTCCCAGGCCTGGGAGGGCGTGATCGACCCGCATGATCCCGCCCGGGTCACCTGGCGGCGCCTGCCGGACCACCCGGGCCCGCCCGTCTACCGGGCGGCGGCCGCCGGAAGCGAATCGGCCGGGCTCGTCATCTTCGCCGGCGGCGGCCTTGCGGCCTACAACTACGACGGCATCGCCTACGCGGGCGGGCCGGTGGCGCCGTCCGCGCGGATCTTCGCCTACGACGCCGGCCGCGGGGCGTGGATCACGCTCGGCAGGCTGGAGCGGGCGAGCATGGACCACCGGGGTCTCGTTCTCGCCGGTTCGCGGGCGATCGTCATCGGCGGCATGCATGCGGGGCCGCAGGTGAGCAGGGCCGTCGCCGCCATCGATCTCGGCCGCCCCCTTGCGGCGCCCTGCCCGCGCTGACCGCCGCCTTTGCCTTCGCCTCACCCGGCGGCTCGACCCGGGGGTCCAGCCGACGGCCGAGATGCCCTCCGGCGTCGGGGCGGGCGCGCAGGCCTCTTGGGTTCGCCGGTCGAGCCGGCGAACGACGATTCGGTGATCAGTCGTCAGTTGTCAGTCATCAGCCATCGGAACGGGGAGCGGCAGCGGCGCGTGCATGCGTACCCCTCGCCACCTGCCGGCACTTTCTCCTCGTCACTCATCGGCCTGAAAGGCGGGGCCACTTTTTCCCTCGTCACCCGCCGGCTTGACCGGCGGGTCCAGCCGACGGCCGAGATGACCTCCGGCGCCGGAGCCGGCACGCAGGCCTCATGGGTTCGCCGGTCAAGCCGGCGAACGACGCTTCAGTGATCAGTCATCAGGGATCAGTCATCAGCGCTCGGAACGGCCGGCGCCACCCGGCTCTCCTCTTCGCGTCACCCGCCGGCTCGTCCGGCGGGTCCGGCGGACGCGTCAGACGAAGACGACATCGGGCGGCAGGGCCGATCGGTCGCCGAGGGTCTACCGCTCCAGCAGGCGGCGGGCGATGACGTCGGCCTGGATCTCGGCCGCGCCCTCGAAGATGTTGAGGATGCGCGCATCCACCAGCACGCGGCTGATCGGGTATTCGAGCGCATAGCCGTTGCCGCCGTGGATCTGCAGCGCATTGTCCGCCGCCGACCAGGCGACGCGCGCCGCCAGCAGCTTCGCCATCCCGGCCTCGAGATCACAGCGCCGCGAAAGTCAATCAGGGCGTGTGGCATGAGAACGCGCTTTTCGAGCGGCGTAGGCGGCACATTCTTCTTGGGGAGTAGGAAGGCCGTTTTCTTTCCAGAAGGCTTCCGCCTTTTCGGGATTGAGAATAGGGGGAACGGCTTTGAAACGGCCATCGCGACACGTGCCATATGAGCCGTAAATTTGCCGGCCACCACCAAAATTAATGGCATAAGCATCCTCAAGCCCCGCAAAACTAAGAGGATGGATCCGTTTTCTTACATAAGCTTCATGAAAGGCTTCCCTGATCCTTTCCATAGCCGCCCGTGTTCCCGTGTGTCGAGTGATGACCGAGAGAGGGCCATCAATAGGACCATGCGGGTTGGGCGTGAATATGTCGTATTCACCATCAATCAGCTCAACCAATCGCCGCGTGTTATCCTTTTCCAGATAACAGCTTATTGCAAACAGAAACATGAAAGCTCCACTTTGCTTGGAACCTTTGATATCATTACCTTGCCGGCGAATTGCCATCAGCATTTTTCTAAGTAGCTGATCCAACGCTGCCCGGACAAATAATTCATCAGAAGGGGTCTTGACTTCAGCGGAAAAACCGGGCTCCCCGTCAAACGTGAAGATGCGCATGACTGAGGGAAAATCCTCCGAGAGACGTTGCATCAGATAGGGCCGGATCTCCTCTGCGAGTTGTCGTCGATCAGATGCCGTCCAGTGTAACCGCTCGAAGGCTTCCCGATAGGCAGACATCATGGCCGAAAGCACTTCTTTGTCCGGGGCGGTTCGGCGGCACGCCCGCCGCCCCACTTTCGCCAATCGGCGAATGCTCGGAGCACCTGATGAAGGATAGGACCGCAGGCTGCGGGACTCTTCCGGTGGAAGGGGGGAAAACTGCCGTATCGCGCTATCCATCAGAGCATCTACAAATCTTCCTGCCGACCAGGGTACCTGATGAGCATCGGATTCCTGGCTTCTCACGGAATGTGCCACCATTACACCCAGAAAAATGGTGATGAACGCTAGTCGTGTCATTCGTATCAGTCCGATTGCTCTTACCAGAACTCCTTGTGCACGATTGCAAACTTTATTGATCTTGACAACCAAATATTTTCCAGTGGAACATATGTACAGTTCGCTCATATCCATGATTGGCTCCTTTATTCCCGAGTTCCACAAATTAACACTATGAAGCCATTCTGAATGTCGATTTTATCATCCGAGAAATATTGCGCGCGAACATCTCTGCAATTGGCCCTTCTCCTTGACGCTCAAGCCAAGCCCACTGTCCATCCGCGTTACACTCGAGAAACCACAGCTGCCCTTCTGTATCGACAATGAGGTCAAATATCCCGTAGTGAAGTCCGGAAGCGTGAAGAAATCGTCGCGACAGTTCGCGCATTTCCCCCGTCGCATTCATCGGCGCATAAATATCCTCATATTGCGCCCGTCGCCAATCCAGCTCTCCGGATTGACTTTTCTGGGAATCAATCCTGTAGGCAACAGCATCGTTACCGAACGCGGCTAATCGTATCTCATATGCCTTTTCAATACGTTTTTGATATATTGCTGGCGCGGCTGCTAGAGACTCTCTTGAAGCGCGCGCTATTTCTTCTTTCGTAACAGAATTTGTCAGAATTGTTGCGAACGAAGTGGATTTGTCAAGAGGAGGAGGAACAAAATTCAAAGACATTGGCTTTACAATGATATCATTATACTTTTCGATGAAACTAACTATCTTTTTCTTGTGAGAAGATATCAATGTTTGAGGAACTCTAAATCCGACATCTTTAGCAATTGATATTTGAACTGCCTTGTGTTTTATTGATGATACGCGATATATATCATTAAAA from Rhodothalassiaceae bacterium harbors:
- a CDS encoding hypothetical protein (possible pseudo, internal stop codon) — translated: MAKLLAARVAWSAADNALQIHGGNGYALEYPISRVLVDARILNIFEGAAEIQADVIARRLLER